From a single Hymenobacter sp. YIM 151500-1 genomic region:
- the rnr gene encoding ribonuclease R, whose translation MKEQDDSAAPRAPRAKAARGAKAAPASIGKDQVLRIFTDRPGVVIPYRQLSRRLGVTTKEQRDEIFAHLKALKKTGVLTLVQNDEYRLTDPAAAAAATVPPSSRRRGARPVEAEFGQDPVVHRRREAGFDFPGDARPASRRRAEFEGGDTVEGIVDLATQKFAFVVSEDSEDDIRVYTDRLQFALDGDKVRVRLRGARDGKPVGDVVEVLERRRAEVVGRLHVQGGIGFVKPDNRKMYFEVLVPFEQQHGARHGEKVLVRINEFPQDSGMLPVGEVVRNFGPAGQNEAEINAIMAEFGLPFEFPAEVEEESEAIPAEIPQAEIERRRDFRSITTFTIDPVDAKDFDDALSIQQLENGHWEIGVHIADVTHYVQPGMALEKEARYRATSVYLVDRVIPMLPERLSNGLCSLRPNEDKLTFSAVFELDEKGKLYNSWFGKTIIHSDRRFAYEEAQERIETGEGDYAQEIQLLNSIAKKLCAARFKQGAISFETQEVKFKLDENGKPQYVYVKERKDAHKLIEEFMLLANRKVAEFVFRLKNRKPRLTMVYRVHDAPDEERLQNFALFAQKFGHQLDLSNPKKLSTELNELSHDVLGRPEQNVIQTLAIRTMAKATYTTDPRGHFGLAFEHYSHFTSPIRRYPDMMAHRLLEHYLQGGKNMEVEPIEEECKHSSEREKLAANAERASIKYKQVEFLQDRIGDTFKGVVSGLTEWGLYVEIEENKCEGMVRVSDIPGDFFELDKDNYRLVGQRTKRIIQFGDELQVVVKAANLLDRTIDFELVDNRPDFVKRREQEERDTRRESRRGHRPERSSGGGKPGGGGGKRRR comes from the coding sequence ATGAAAGAACAAGACGATTCTGCTGCCCCCCGCGCCCCTCGCGCGAAGGCAGCCCGCGGCGCCAAAGCCGCTCCCGCCTCCATCGGCAAAGACCAGGTGCTACGCATCTTCACCGACCGGCCCGGCGTGGTAATTCCGTACCGCCAGCTTTCCCGCCGCCTCGGCGTGACCACCAAAGAGCAGCGCGACGAGATATTCGCCCACCTCAAGGCACTCAAGAAAACCGGCGTACTCACGCTCGTCCAGAACGACGAGTACCGCCTCACCGACCCCGCCGCTGCGGCGGCCGCCACCGTGCCGCCCAGCAGCCGGCGCCGCGGCGCCCGGCCCGTGGAGGCCGAGTTCGGCCAGGACCCCGTGGTGCACCGCCGCCGCGAGGCTGGCTTCGACTTCCCCGGCGACGCCCGGCCCGCCAGCCGCCGCCGCGCCGAGTTCGAGGGCGGCGACACGGTGGAGGGCATCGTAGACCTGGCCACCCAGAAGTTTGCCTTCGTGGTGAGCGAGGACAGCGAGGACGACATTCGCGTGTACACCGACCGGCTCCAGTTTGCCCTGGATGGCGACAAAGTGCGCGTGCGGCTGCGCGGGGCCCGCGACGGCAAGCCCGTCGGCGACGTGGTGGAGGTGCTGGAGCGCCGCCGCGCCGAGGTGGTCGGGCGCCTGCACGTGCAGGGCGGCATCGGCTTCGTGAAGCCCGACAACCGCAAAATGTACTTCGAGGTGCTGGTGCCCTTTGAGCAGCAGCACGGCGCCCGCCACGGCGAAAAAGTGCTGGTGCGCATCAACGAGTTTCCGCAGGACTCCGGCATGCTGCCGGTGGGCGAGGTGGTGCGCAACTTCGGGCCGGCCGGCCAGAACGAAGCCGAAATCAACGCCATCATGGCTGAGTTTGGCTTGCCCTTTGAATTTCCGGCCGAGGTAGAGGAAGAATCGGAAGCCATTCCGGCCGAGATACCCCAGGCCGAAATCGAGCGGCGCCGCGACTTCCGCAGCATCACCACCTTCACTATCGACCCCGTCGATGCCAAGGACTTCGACGATGCCCTGAGCATTCAGCAGCTCGAAAACGGGCACTGGGAAATTGGCGTCCACATTGCCGACGTGACGCACTATGTGCAGCCCGGCATGGCCCTGGAAAAGGAGGCCCGCTACCGCGCCACCTCGGTGTACCTCGTGGACCGCGTGATTCCCATGCTGCCGGAGCGCCTCAGCAACGGCCTCTGCTCCCTGCGCCCGAATGAGGACAAGCTGACCTTCTCGGCCGTGTTTGAGCTGGACGAAAAAGGCAAGCTCTACAACTCCTGGTTCGGCAAAACCATCATCCACTCCGACCGCCGCTTCGCCTACGAAGAAGCCCAGGAGCGCATCGAAACCGGGGAGGGCGACTACGCCCAGGAAATTCAGCTCTTGAACAGCATTGCCAAGAAGCTGTGCGCGGCCCGCTTCAAGCAGGGCGCCATCAGCTTCGAGACCCAGGAAGTGAAGTTTAAGCTCGATGAGAACGGCAAGCCCCAGTACGTGTACGTGAAGGAGCGGAAGGACGCGCACAAGCTGATTGAGGAGTTCATGCTGCTGGCCAACCGCAAAGTGGCCGAGTTCGTGTTCCGCCTCAAAAACCGCAAGCCGCGCCTCACGATGGTGTACCGCGTGCACGACGCCCCCGACGAGGAGCGCCTGCAAAACTTTGCCCTCTTCGCCCAGAAGTTCGGCCACCAGCTCGACCTGAGCAACCCCAAAAAGCTGAGCACCGAGCTGAACGAGCTGAGCCACGACGTGCTGGGCCGGCCCGAGCAGAACGTCATCCAGACCCTGGCCATCCGGACCATGGCTAAGGCCACCTACACCACCGACCCGCGCGGGCACTTTGGCCTGGCCTTCGAGCACTACTCCCACTTCACCTCACCCATCCGCCGCTACCCCGACATGATGGCCCACCGCCTGCTGGAACACTACCTGCAAGGCGGCAAAAACATGGAGGTAGAGCCCATCGAAGAAGAATGCAAGCACTCGTCGGAGCGCGAGAAGCTGGCCGCCAATGCCGAGCGGGCCAGCATCAAGTACAAGCAGGTGGAGTTCTTGCAGGACCGCATCGGCGACACGTTCAAAGGCGTGGTGTCGGGCCTGACGGAGTGGGGACTGTATGTCGAAATCGAGGAGAACAAGTGCGAAGGCATGGTCCGCGTGAGCGACATTCCCGGCGACTTTTTCGAGCTGGATAAAGACAACTACCGTCTCGTCGGCCAGCGCACCAAGCGCATCATCCAGTTCGGCGATGAGCTGCAAGTAGTAGTGAAAGCCGCCAACCTTCTGGACCGCACCATCGACTTCGAACTGGTAGACAACCGCCCCGATTTCGTGAAGCGCCGCGAGCAGGAGGAGCGCGACACCCGCCGCGAATCCCGCCGCGGCCACCGCCCCGAACGCAGCAGCGGAGGCGGCAAGCCCGGCGGTGGAGGCGGCAAGCGCCGGCGGTAA
- a CDS encoding ABC transporter ATP-binding protein — MSQPILSVRNLTIDFHSHRGNTRAVEGISFDLRRGETLAIVGESGSGKSVTSLALMGLIPLPPGRIVSGEARFQSEALGEVDLLQLTDEQLQQVRGNDIGMIFQEPMTSLNPVYTCGSQVVEALRLHTPLTQKEAEARTVELFTMAQLPRPEKIFTSYPHEISGGQKQRVMIAMAMACNPAILIADEPTTALDVTVQARMLRLIDDLRRQHHTAVIFITHDLGVVAEIADRILVMYRGRVVEQGPVLDIFTNPQHPYTKGLLACRPKLSVGKKKLPVVADFMRETADGSFVVTESSSAQVLAAENGQVSALSSQNGNESTKTFPVEHSVSRPAEPTFGLESAPALESGQLLPGVALDVSLTPVSTPVLNTESSVTQGFNPGPPASAESAAPTNYDQDPKTLRPQAPILRVENLNVHFPIRKGFFNRKKEFVRAVDGVSFDIYPGETVGLVGESGCGKTTLGRTLLRLVEPTSGSILFEGVDLATLPTGELRRRRREFQMVFQDPYAALNPMMTVGEAILEPMRVHGVGGTRQQQRGRVLELLRTVGLREEHYQRYPHEFSGGQRQRICIARALALQPKCIICDESVSALDVSVQAQVLNLLNDLKREFGITYLFITHDLSVARFMSDRLLVMRQGKIVESGPAADVYANPRHEYTRTLLAAIPKDEPADIRAAVASRA, encoded by the coding sequence ATGTCCCAGCCCATCCTCTCCGTCCGCAACCTCACCATCGACTTCCACAGCCACCGCGGCAACACGCGGGCCGTCGAAGGCATTTCCTTTGACCTGCGGCGGGGCGAGACGCTGGCCATTGTGGGCGAGTCGGGCTCGGGCAAGTCGGTGACGTCGCTGGCCTTGATGGGGCTGATTCCGCTGCCGCCGGGCCGGATTGTGTCGGGTGAGGCGCGGTTTCAGAGCGAGGCGCTGGGCGAGGTGGACTTGCTCCAACTCACCGACGAGCAGCTCCAGCAGGTGCGCGGCAACGACATCGGCATGATTTTCCAGGAGCCGATGACCTCCCTGAACCCCGTGTATACCTGCGGCAGCCAGGTAGTAGAAGCCCTGCGCCTGCACACCCCGCTCACGCAGAAAGAAGCCGAGGCCCGCACCGTGGAGCTATTCACGATGGCCCAGCTGCCACGTCCCGAAAAGATTTTCACCAGCTACCCCCACGAAATCAGCGGCGGCCAGAAGCAGCGCGTCATGATTGCCATGGCCATGGCCTGCAACCCGGCCATCCTCATTGCCGACGAGCCCACCACCGCCCTCGACGTAACGGTGCAGGCCCGCATGCTCCGCCTCATCGACGACCTGCGCCGCCAGCACCACACCGCCGTCATCTTCATCACTCACGACCTGGGCGTGGTAGCCGAAATAGCCGACCGAATCCTGGTCATGTACCGCGGCCGGGTGGTGGAGCAGGGCCCCGTGCTCGACATCTTCACCAACCCCCAGCACCCCTACACCAAGGGTCTGCTGGCCTGCCGCCCCAAGCTGTCGGTGGGCAAAAAAAAGCTGCCCGTCGTAGCCGATTTCATGCGTGAAACGGCCGATGGAAGCTTTGTCGTCACCGAAAGCAGCTCGGCGCAAGTGCTTGCTGCTGAAAACGGTCAGGTTTCCGCTCTGTCCTCTCAGAACGGCAATGAATCCACCAAAACGTTCCCCGTGGAACATTCTGTTTCACGCCCGGCCGAACCCACGTTTGGCCTGGAATCAGCCCCGGCACTGGAATCGGGCCAGCTGCTGCCCGGTGTGGCCCTGGATGTAAGCCTTACTCCAGTCAGCACTCCGGTGTTGAATACAGAATCCTCCGTAACCCAGGGTTTCAACCCTGGGCCGCCCGCATCGGCCGAATCAGCTGCACCAACGAACTACGACCAAGACCCCAAGACCCTAAGACCCCAAGCCCCCATTCTCCGCGTCGAAAACCTCAACGTCCACTTTCCCATCCGTAAAGGATTTTTCAACCGCAAAAAAGAGTTTGTGCGGGCCGTGGATGGGGTGAGCTTCGACATTTATCCCGGCGAGACGGTGGGGCTGGTAGGGGAGTCGGGCTGCGGCAAGACTACATTGGGGCGGACCTTGTTGCGGCTGGTGGAACCAACCTCGGGCAGCATTCTGTTCGAAGGGGTTGATTTGGCTACGCTCCCAACCGGGGAGCTGCGCCGCCGCCGCCGGGAGTTTCAGATGGTGTTTCAGGACCCGTACGCGGCTCTGAACCCGATGATGACCGTGGGCGAAGCCATCCTGGAGCCGATGCGCGTGCACGGCGTGGGGGGCACCCGCCAGCAGCAGCGCGGCCGGGTGCTGGAGTTGCTGCGCACCGTGGGTCTGCGGGAAGAGCACTACCAGCGCTACCCTCACGAGTTCAGCGGCGGCCAGCGCCAGCGCATCTGCATAGCGCGGGCCCTGGCCCTGCAACCCAAGTGCATCATCTGCGACGAGTCCGTGTCGGCCCTCGACGTGTCGGTGCAGGCCCAGGTGCTGAACTTGCTCAACGACCTCAAACGCGAGTTTGGCATCACCTACCTCTTCATCACCCACGACCTGTCGGTAGCCCGCTTCATGAGCGACCGGCTACTGGTGATGCGCCAGGGCAAAATCGTAGAAAGCGGCCCCGCCGCCGATGTCTACGCCAACCCCCGGCACGAGTACACCCGCACCCTGCTGGCCGCCATCCCCAAAGACGAGCCCGCCGACATCCGCGCCGCCGTAGCCAGCCGGGCGTAA
- a CDS encoding HepT-like ribonuclease domain-containing protein, translating to MSLPPLERLLHIQQETAYLQRCRTAYPLGEIVHDENLSRAVVRSLEIIGEAVKSLPADWRDRYPAVPWRQIARMRDRLIHHYFDVDFEVVGNVLESEIDPLAETVATMLR from the coding sequence ATGTCCTTACCGCCACTTGAGCGTCTGCTGCACATTCAGCAGGAAACCGCCTACTTACAACGGTGCCGTACAGCGTACCCATTGGGCGAGATTGTGCACGACGAAAATCTGAGCCGGGCAGTTGTGCGGAGCCTGGAAATAATTGGCGAAGCCGTGAAGAGCTTACCTGCTGACTGGCGCGACCGGTATCCTGCTGTGCCTTGGCGACAGATTGCGCGTATGCGCGACCGGCTGATTCACCATTACTTCGACGTTGATTTTGAGGTCGTAGGTAACGTATTGGAAAGCGAAATTGACCCGCTGGCTGAAACGGTAGCCACCATGTTGCGGTAA
- a CDS encoding nucleotidyltransferase family protein yields MNQAQHPVQTKAEVLARLRQQQLALRALGVAQLGLFGSFVRDEATPASDVDVLVDFEEGRKTYRALCAVAELLEETLGRRVEILTRAGLSPFIGPHILNALEDVLTAT; encoded by the coding sequence ATGAACCAGGCCCAACATCCCGTCCAGACGAAAGCCGAGGTACTTGCGCGGCTTCGGCAGCAGCAGCTGGCACTCCGCGCCTTGGGAGTAGCACAGCTGGGGCTGTTCGGGTCGTTTGTGCGTGACGAAGCCACGCCCGCGAGTGACGTAGATGTGCTGGTGGATTTTGAGGAAGGGCGTAAAACCTACCGTGCCCTGTGCGCCGTTGCCGAGTTGCTGGAAGAGACATTGGGCCGGCGAGTGGAAATCCTGACGCGGGCGGGATTGTCGCCATTCATTGGTCCGCACATCCTCAACGCGCTAGAAGATGTCCTTACCGCCACTTGA
- a CDS encoding lipoprotein signal peptidase, which translates to MKYWKYYLVALLVIVIDQLSKWAVHRYMPMGMPGEIPVFGDWFKLHYTLNPGMAFGVELPPPYGKILLTSFRLLAVTGIAYYIYKLWQRRAPQGLLVCIALILGGAIGNVIDSIFYGIIYNNAPFGAPTPWFHGQVIDMLYVDIYEGFLPSSWPLVGGSHVSLWPIFNIADASIFVGVAIILLFQGRFFTQEEPTHPLAADDPAAAQARHDAEASGVA; encoded by the coding sequence ATGAAGTACTGGAAATACTACCTCGTGGCGCTGCTGGTCATTGTCATTGATCAGCTGTCGAAATGGGCCGTGCACCGCTACATGCCCATGGGCATGCCCGGCGAAATACCGGTGTTCGGCGACTGGTTTAAGCTGCACTACACGCTGAATCCGGGCATGGCCTTCGGGGTAGAGCTGCCGCCGCCCTACGGCAAAATCCTGCTCACCAGCTTCCGCCTGCTGGCCGTGACGGGCATTGCCTACTACATCTACAAGCTCTGGCAGCGCCGGGCTCCGCAGGGCCTGCTGGTGTGCATTGCCCTGATTCTGGGCGGGGCCATCGGCAACGTTATCGACTCCATTTTCTACGGCATCATCTACAACAACGCGCCGTTTGGAGCCCCCACGCCCTGGTTCCACGGCCAGGTGATTGACATGCTCTACGTCGACATCTACGAAGGCTTTCTGCCTTCCTCGTGGCCGCTGGTTGGTGGCTCGCACGTGTCGCTCTGGCCCATCTTCAATATTGCCGATGCGTCCATCTTCGTCGGCGTTGCCATCATCCTGCTCTTCCAGGGCCGCTTTTTCACCCAGGAAGAACCCACCCACCCGCTGGCCGCCGACGACCCCGCCGCCGCCCAGGCCCGCCACGACGCCGAAGCCTCGGGAGTAGCCTAG